One genomic region from Mauremys reevesii isolate NIE-2019 unplaced genomic scaffold, ASM1616193v1 Contig91, whole genome shotgun sequence encodes:
- the LOC120395048 gene encoding putative olfactory receptor 52P1, which yields MAALNLTLSDPSTFMLTGIDGLEIVHIWISIPFSTFYIISLFGNFTVLFVVGKEQTLHKPMYLLICMLALTDIGTSTSIVPKALCIFWFNLKGITVCGCLTQMFFLHAATTMHSAVLATMAFDRYIAICNPLRYATILTNVRIVKLGLMGLIRAVLFILPLPLLLTRLPFCANHIIPHTYCDHMAVVKMSCGDTTFDGIYGLVVAFIVIGSDLTLIVLSYGLIIRAVLRISSKTAHQKALNTCTAHICVMLMSYTPFLFTSMTHRFGQDIAPHVHIILANLNFLVPPMLNPIIYGVKTKELRDKVSKYSCRR from the coding sequence ATGGCAGCTCTCAACCTTACCCTCTCTGACCCTTCAACCTTCATGCTAACGGGAATCGATGGCCTGGAAATTGTccacatctggatttccatccctttctctacATTCTACATTATCAGCCTGTTTGGAAATTTCACAGTTCTGTTTGTTGTAGGCAaagagcagaccctgcacaagccgatgtacctgcTCATCTGCATGCTGGCGCTCACAGACATTGGTACATCTACCTCCATTGTGCCAAaggcactgtgtatattttggttcaatCTGAAAGGCATTACTGTGTgtggctgcctcacccagatgttctttcTTCATGCGGCTACTACTATGCACTCAGCCGTCCTCGCGACAATGGCCTTTGATCGCTACattgccatatgtaaccctctgagatacGCCACCATCCTCACTAATGTACGAATAGTTAAGCTAGGGCTAATGGGTCTGATAagagctgttctcttcattctACCCCTACCCTTGCTCCTGACCAGGCTGCCATTCTGTGCCAACCATATTATCCCCCATACATACTGTGACCATATGGCTGTGGTGAAGATGTCATGTGGGGACACCACATTTGATGGGATTTATGGCTTAGTGGTAGCATTCATAGTCATCGGGTCTGACCTGACGCTCATTGTCCTGTCCTATGGTCTGATCATCAGGGCCgtcctcagaatctcctccaagacagcccaccagaaagccctcaacacctgcacagcccacatctgtgTAATGCTGATGTCTTATACTCCCTTCCTCTTCACCTCTATGACACACCGGTTCGGTCAGGACATCGCTCCCCATGTTCACATCATCTTAGCTAACCTCAACTTTCTTGTCCCCCCCATGCTCAACCCTATCATTTATGGGGTCAAAACCAAAGAGCTTCGTGACAAAGTGAGCAAATACTCCTGCAGAAGGTGA
- the LOC120395049 gene encoding putative olfactory receptor 52P1 — MAAFNLTPSDPSTFMLMGIPGLEAAHLWISICFSTFYIISLLGNFTVLFVVGKEQTLHKPMYLLICMLTLADIGTSTSIMPKTLCIIWFNLKGITVGGCLTQMFFIHAVSAMHSAILVTMAFDRYVAICNPLRYATILTNARIANLGLVCLIRAVLFILPMPLILIRQPFCTNRIIPHTYCDHMAVVKITCGDTTVDKMYSLVITFVVTGLDLTLIALSYGLIVRAVVRISSKKVHQKALNTCTAHICVMMTTYTPFLFTSLTYQFGQGISPHVHIILANLYILVPTMLNPIIYGVKTKELRDKVGKYTSRR; from the coding sequence atggcagctttcaacctCACCCCCTCTGACCCTTCAACATTCATGCTAATGGGAATCCCTGGCCTGGAAGCTGCCCACCTCTGGATTTCCATCTGTTTTTCTACGTTCTACATTATCAGTCTGTTGGGAAATTTCACAGTTCTGTTTGTTGTAGGCAaagagcagaccctgcacaagccgatgtacctTCTGATCTGTATGCTGACACTCGCAGACATTGGTACATCTACCTCCATCATGCCAAAGACACTGTGTATAATTTGGTTCAATTTAAAAGGCATTACAGTGggtggctgcctcacccagatgttcttcattCATGCGGTTTCTGCGATGCACTCCGCCATCCTCGTGACAATGGCCTTCGATCGCTAtgttgccatatgtaaccctctCAGATACGCCACCATCCTCACCAATGCACGAATAGCTAATCTAGGGCTAGTGTGTTTGATAAGAGCCGTTCTCTTCATCCTGCCCATGCCACTAATCTTGATCaggcagccattctgtaccaACCGCATTATCCCCCATACATACTGCGACCACATGGCTGTGGTAAAGATAACGTGTGGGGACACCACGGTTGACAAGATGTATTCTTTGGTGATTACATTTGTAGTCACTGGGTTAGACCTAACTCTCATTGCCCTATCATATGGTCTGATCGTCAGGGCCGTCGTCAGAATCTCCTCCAAGAAAGTCCACCAGAAAGCcctcaacacctgcacagcccacatctgtgtgatgATGACGACTTATACTCCCTTCCTCTTCACCTCTCTGACATACCAATTTGGTCAGGGCATTTCTCCCCATGTTCACATCATCTTGGCCAACCTCTACATCCTTGTCCCAACCATGCTGAACCCTATCATTTATGGGGTCAAAACCAAAGAGCTTCGTGACAAAGTGGGCAAATATACCAGCAGAAGGTGA